The DNA region GACTTTTGGAGCCATTGTCTTAACAGTATATTTAAATTTGAATCAGATAACTATTGCTGATACTTGTCTCCCTAAAACCAATTGAGTCTGGCAATCAAAAATACCACTTACTGGAGCCTTTATATAGCTAGCTTCCTCTCGAGAACAATGAAACTCGTCAAAGAGGGGGTGCATTGTTAGCTCATCAAAACGCTTCCTCGAGATTAGAAAAAATTACGTAAAAAATACTAATATTGACATTTACTAGAATCTCAGGAATTTGAAGGGCCCACGTAGGGTCGATTAATAAATCGTTAGTAAATCGTTAGTCAATTGAAGATTGGCTGCCTTTTGGATGAAACGAACTCGAGCAACGCGGACTGCGTCGCGACTTGTACCACGTTGGGCAACTTGTAGATAGATCCTCCGCGACCGTCGTTGCAGCCTTGGGGGCCGTGCTCGACATCTTCATTGGCTGTAGTGACATATAGATCGTTACCAGCGATCGCACAACTGGTGACCCGGGGCGTATACGGGGGCAGCAGGTACTCCTTGAGCAATGAGCCGTCCTTCAACGAAAACTCCTGGACTTTGGCCGTGCTATAGACACAAACGTAGAGTCTGTGGTTCAAGAGATCGATGGCGCTTCCGTCGGGCTCAGGCGACTCGAACGATTGGTTATTGGCGTGCTTGATGTCGATCAATGgttttttctcctttgtGTTTTCGTTGTACTGCCAGATGGTGTACTCGAGCGATTCGGTGAAGTACATGGTGTCTCCCTTCTCGTTCCAATGAATCGCATTGGGGATTTTTATTCGGTCCCAAACCATCTCGACCCGCCTGTCGGACAGACGAACGCGCACCAGACAGCCCTCATCCTTGAGCGGACGGTCGAAATCGTTCATCAGCCCGACATAGAGGTACCTACCGCAAGGCGAGACGTTCCCATCGTTCGATCTCAGACGCAACGCTCTGTCCTCCGGCAGATCAGGGCAGTCCCTGTACAGAGCAATGTACTCC from Torulaspora globosa chromosome 3, complete sequence includes:
- a CDS encoding regucalcin (ancestral locus Anc_3.262); its protein translation is MVRDGRSDRGIQPQAKVVRRMSEIVEADFRQIKPYYHVPDARLSEGITYVNETKTLLWVDIYKGEVHKVEHIRNPETSHDYVEIGLDNYRANAAIKYPYPGSAKESIGAVFPLVDEEESDRINRVLFACKYGIGKASFASKEWEYIALYRDCPDLPEDRALRLRSNDGNVSPCGRYLYVGLMNDFDRPLKDEGCLVRVRLSDRRVEMVWDRIKIPNAIHWNEKGDTMYFTESLEYTIWQYNENTKEKKPLIDIKHANNQSFESPEPDGSAIDLLNHRLYVCVYSTAKVQEFSLKDGSLLKEYLLPPYTPRVTSCAIAGNDLYVTTANEDVEHGPQGCNDGRGGSIYKLPNVVQVATQSALLEFVSSKRQPIFN